In Dermacentor silvarum isolate Dsil-2018 chromosome 2, BIME_Dsil_1.4, whole genome shotgun sequence, the following proteins share a genomic window:
- the LOC119440726 gene encoding LOW QUALITY PROTEIN: thiosulfate:glutathione sulfurtransferase-like (The sequence of the model RefSeq protein was modified relative to this genomic sequence to represent the inferred CDS: deleted 1 base in 1 codon) yields the protein MFFKPVLSVVRSNRVSWLLGRRLATTAVAGFQSKQAVVLKACATKRCRFVQTGPCIVNTRPVTTSSVNFQDLSYEDLQALLQGGNIQLIDVREPAEVAASGKIGNAINIPLGQVKDALLMTEETFQKTYHAQKPQSYDHNIVFYGLGPIKSHAALKLAHKAGYTHAREYSAGWEDYQAKKGR from the exons ATGTTTTTCAAGCCTGTTTTGTCCGTGGTCCGCTCTAATCGGGTCTCATGGCTGCTGGGACGGCGTctggctactacggcagtggcgggatttCAGTCGAAACAAGCCGTCGTGCTCAAGGCGTGTGCTACGAAGAGGTGCCGCTTCGTGCAGACCGGTCCCT GTATTGTGAACACTCGCCCTGTGACAACGTCGAGTGTCAACTTCCAGGACCTAAGCTACGAAGACCTCCAGGCTCTGCTGCAAGGCGGCAACATCCAGCTGATTGATGTGCGTGAACCTGCAGAGGTGGCTGCCTCC GGCAAAATTGGAAATGCCATCAACATTCCAT TGGGACAAGTGAAAGACGCTCTCCTTATGACCGAGGAGACCTTCCAGAAAACCTACCATGCACAGAAGCCCCAAAGTTATGACCACAACATTGTGTTCTACGGCCTCGGCCCCATCAAGAGCCATGCTGCACTCAAGCTCGCTCACAAGGCCGGCTATACACA TGCCCGGGAGTACAGCGCCGGCTGGGAGGATTACCAGGCAAAGAAGGGCAGGTGA